Genomic DNA from Alicyclobacillus fastidiosus:
CTGAAGCGCAAGCCGCTGGTAAACTGATTGTCAAGGACGTCATCGCTGATGCGTTCCTCCAACAGATCCTGACTCGCCCTGCGGAGTACGACGTCATTGCGACGTTGAACCTCAACGGCGACTACGTCTCCGACGCACTTGCCGCACAAGTTGGTGGCATCGGGATCGCTCCAGGTGCAAATATTAACTATGTCACAGGTCACGCGGTATTCGAGGCAACGCATGGAACCGCTCCGAAATATGCCGATCTCGACAAGGTCAACCCAGGCTCTGTCATCCTCTCCGGCGTCATGATGTTTGAGTTCATGGGCTGGCAGGAAGCTGCAGACCTCATCACGAACGCGCTTGAGAAGGCGATCGAGCAAAAGGTCGTGACATACGACTTCGCCCGCTTGATGGAAGGCGCGACGGAAGTGAAGACCTCCGAGTTTGGCGATCAGATTATTAACAATATGTAATGTTGTCTGAACGTTCGCGTCGAGAGGGTCACATGCGTTGTGGCCCTGCTCGAACGCCACTTCGAGCAGCCCGTGCGCGATTCGCGTCGCGGGGCGCTTTCATGTCTGAAAGGAAGCGACATCTATGTTGAAGAGAAAGAAAATTTCCGTGATCGGTGCAGGATTTACAGGGGCGACGACGGCGCTCATGATCGCGATGAAGGAACTTGGAGACGTCGTGTTGCTAGACATTCCGCAGATGGAAAACCCGACAAAGGGCAAAGCGTTAGACATGCTCGAAGCCATGCCAGTCATCGGCTCCGATTCGCGGATTGTCGGTACGGCGAATTACGAGGACACGGCGGATTCCGACCTCGTGATCATCACTGCAGGCATCGCCCGCAAGCCAGGTATGAGCCGCGATGATCTCGTCAACACCAACGCGGGCATCGTCAAGTCGGTCACCGAACAAGTGGTGAAGTACTCCCCAAACACCATCATCATCATCCTCAGCAACCCGGTCGATGCAATGACTTACGTCGCTCACAAAGCGAGTGGATTTCCGAAGAACCGCGTGATTGGCCAAGCCGGTGTGCTGGACACGGCGCGCTTCAACACGTTCATCGCAGAAGAGCTCGGCGTGTCGGTTGAGGACGTGCACGGCTTTGTCCTCGGTGTGCACGGCGACGACATGGTTCCATTGGTTCGCTACTCGAACGTGGGCGGAGTTCCACTCGAGAAGTTCCTCTCCAAGGAGCGCATCGATGAAATCGTTCAGCGGACCCGTACAGGCGGTGGCGAAATCGTGGGCTTGCTCGGCAACGGCAGTGCGTACTACGCACCAGGTGCATCGCTCACTCAGATGGCCGAATCCATTCTCAAGGATAAACGTCGTTTGCTTCCGGCCATCGCGTTGCTCGAAGGGGAGTTCGGCTATAACGACTTGTTTCTTGGCGTCCCGACGATTCTCGGTGGCAACGGCATCGAAAAGATTGTGGAACTGGAACTCCTTCCAGAGGAGAAGGAAGCCCTCAATAAGTCTGCCGAATCCGTTCGCAAGGTGATCGAGATCGTTCAGTGAGCTGTTGATTGGCATGTTCTATGTAATCGGAACGCGAAAGGTCGTCGACTGTAGAATCTTCTACAGGTTCGGCGACCTTTCGCCAATTTCCCCACCCGTCGCCTTGCCCGTTCGTATGTTAAAATGGAGTTGAGTGTTTCGAACGGATCTCACAAACGAGGTGGCATATGTCTACGCAATCCGCAAAATTACTTTTAATCGACGGGAACAGTATTCTGTACCGCGCGTTTTTCGCACTCCCGCCACTCTCCAACCGCAGCGGGCAACAGACGAACGCGGTTTACGGATTTACGTTAATGCTCCTGAAACTCCTCCAAGAAGAAAAGCCGACGCATCTCGCGGTGGCGTTTGATAAATCCAAAAAAACCTTTCGACATGAGTTGTATGCGGAGTACAAGGGGACTCGTCAAAAGACCCCCAGCGAACTCGTCGAGCAGTTTCCTCTGGTTCGTGCAGTACTCACCGCATTTTCCATTCCCGTGATCGAAATCGAAGGATATGAAGCGGACGACATCATTGGAACGCTGTCCTTGCAAGCGGATGAAGGCGGCATCGATACGAGGATCGTCTCGGGTGATAAGGACCTTCTTCAACTGGTGTCGGAACGGGTTCACGCGATTCTCACGCGTCGAGGCATTACTGACGTGGATCGCTACGACATTCAAGCTATTGCCGAGCGGTATGGCTTAAAGCCCGATCAAATCGTCGATTTGAAGGGATTCATGGGCGACAGCTCAGACAATATCCCGGGCGTACCCGGGGTCGGCGAGAAGACCGCCATCAAGTTGTTGTCGGCACATCCGACCGTAGAGGAAGTCCTTGAAAATCTCGACGACGTGAACGGTGCAAAGTTGAAGCAA
This window encodes:
- the mdh gene encoding malate dehydrogenase, with translation MLKRKKISVIGAGFTGATTALMIAMKELGDVVLLDIPQMENPTKGKALDMLEAMPVIGSDSRIVGTANYEDTADSDLVIITAGIARKPGMSRDDLVNTNAGIVKSVTEQVVKYSPNTIIIILSNPVDAMTYVAHKASGFPKNRVIGQAGVLDTARFNTFIAEELGVSVEDVHGFVLGVHGDDMVPLVRYSNVGGVPLEKFLSKERIDEIVQRTRTGGGEIVGLLGNGSAYYAPGASLTQMAESILKDKRRLLPAIALLEGEFGYNDLFLGVPTILGGNGIEKIVELELLPEEKEALNKSAESVRKVIEIVQ